From the genome of Verrucomicrobiota bacterium, one region includes:
- a CDS encoding transposase family protein translates to MHDFMSEQTKAEVLATLRPRYGSAGREHKSKLIAQAVQLLGYHPKSAIRALRRKPRAPATAALILGRPRAYEPGVLLPVLKPIWFAAFQPCRSRFVALLPDWLPAYEQDHRRLDAGVREALLNVSARTLDRLLAPLRGSLKRRGGTRPGSLLRQSIPIRGEWTEEGPGWLELDTVALCGGTLDDRHAWMLDAVDIRTDWTVQRALENRSQHSTLTQLRDVEASLPFPLLGVDSDNGGEFINHHVVAWTGQRPRPVLFTRSRPYRKNDNAHVEQRNWTHVRQQFGYERYDNPAVVPLINTLCQGALGQLLNYFLPTHKLEQKHRQEGRTTRIYGAAQTPLARVLSAPQVSEETKAKLKTEHARLNPFQLARDIERQKKVIEARRRRET, encoded by the coding sequence ATGCACGACTTTATGAGTGAACAAACCAAAGCCGAAGTCCTCGCCACCCTCCGCCCGCGTTACGGATCGGCGGGTCGGGAACACAAAAGCAAACTCATCGCGCAGGCCGTTCAGCTCCTGGGCTACCATCCCAAGTCGGCCATCCGCGCCCTGCGCCGCAAACCCAGGGCGCCCGCCACTGCGGCCCTGATCTTGGGCCGTCCGCGGGCGTATGAACCGGGCGTGCTGTTGCCGGTCCTCAAACCGATCTGGTTCGCTGCCTTCCAGCCCTGCCGTTCACGCTTCGTCGCGTTGCTGCCCGACTGGCTCCCGGCCTACGAACAGGATCATCGCCGGTTGGACGCGGGCGTGCGCGAGGCGTTGTTGAACGTCAGCGCGCGCACGTTGGACCGCCTGCTCGCGCCGCTGCGAGGGTCGCTGAAACGCCGCGGCGGCACCCGGCCCGGCAGTCTGTTGCGCCAGAGCATCCCCATCCGCGGCGAGTGGACGGAGGAAGGGCCGGGCTGGCTGGAGTTGGACACCGTCGCGCTGTGCGGCGGCACGCTCGATGACCGCCACGCCTGGATGCTCGACGCGGTGGACATCCGCACCGACTGGACGGTGCAGCGCGCCCTCGAAAACCGCAGTCAACACAGCACGTTGACGCAGTTGCGCGACGTGGAGGCGAGCCTGCCCTTCCCGCTCCTGGGCGTGGACAGTGACAACGGCGGCGAGTTCATCAACCACCACGTCGTGGCGTGGACGGGCCAACGGCCCCGGCCCGTGCTCTTCACGCGCTCGCGCCCCTATCGCAAGAACGACAACGCCCACGTCGAGCAGCGCAACTGGACGCATGTGCGGCAGCAGTTCGGCTACGAACGCTACGACAACCCGGCGGTCGTGCCCTTGATCAACACGCTCTGCCAGGGCGCGCTCGGGCAACTGCTCAACTACTTCCTCCCGACGCACAAACTGGAGCAGAAGCATCGCCAGGAGGGACGCACCACGCGGATTTACGGAGCGGCCCAGACGCCGCTGGCGCGAGTGCTAAGCGCGCCGCAGGTGAGTGAGGAAACGAAGGCGAAGCTGAAGACGGAACACGCCCGGCTCAATCCGTTCCAACTGGCCCGCGACATCGAACGGCAGAAGAAAGTGATCGAAGCCCGTCGGCGAAGAGAAACTTGA
- a CDS encoding CRTAC1 family protein, with translation MNGVETQHPKNETEEAGRPSRPGFLRSPMGGGSGHTTFGATTPRSAPAPVTLTFGSLGVKPGARGSVQRRIVMNGFAFSLACAVFLAGPALHAQPLPSGAFSDVTKAAGLFEPLAGIMGHGGAFGDFDGDGFIDIFVGGFCDRPNSEYAPASGPVPARLFRNLGNGKFAVVNDTPVSVFGRASGAVFADLDNNGTLELFVANNARASTRHTIEPQRSAQTRRPQLFRNDDGSFVDISAPSGACPDSLLSARNIGVFDYDGDGLLDLFVVEDKFVARGVKPRSALMRNLGGLKFKDVTKDVGLPEDIHGLGLAVADLNGDGRPDFFVPHSNRLFLSTPGNTYREAVELKDMFAWKPVDGEDWPCGAAFGDLNRDGRLDLVLTIHHKTARNKVFINDGLKDGVPQFRDVTADVGLGDAIPVKCPHVEIQDFDNDGWPDLYISAAWLDAEGKVTPLIFRNTGARDGLPRFVRNGPASPPNVYFPAGPSGDFDNDGRLDLFLINWYQGNHCRLLRNETPPRSWLNVSVVGSKMNRMGIGAQVKIFPAGKLGDTKSLLGFQEITTGYGYASGQPALAHFGLADAATVDVEVKLPDGKLKKLPGVKANQSLRLAE, from the coding sequence ATGAATGGAGTAGAAACCCAGCACCCCAAGAACGAGACGGAGGAGGCCGGACGGCCATCGCGCCCCGGCTTCCTTCGCTCTCCAATGGGGGGTGGCTCCGGTCACACCACTTTTGGCGCAACGACCCCTCGTTCCGCCCCAGCTCCGGTAACACTTACTTTTGGCTCACTAGGCGTGAAACCTGGCGCGCGGGGTTCCGTCCAACGCCGCATCGTCATGAACGGTTTCGCTTTCTCCCTCGCTTGCGCCGTGTTTCTTGCAGGTCCGGCGCTGCACGCTCAGCCGCTTCCGTCCGGCGCCTTCTCCGACGTGACGAAGGCTGCCGGCCTCTTCGAGCCGCTCGCGGGCATCATGGGACACGGCGGCGCGTTCGGGGATTTTGACGGCGACGGGTTCATTGACATCTTTGTCGGCGGTTTCTGCGACCGGCCGAATTCGGAGTATGCGCCCGCGAGCGGCCCCGTGCCCGCGCGGCTCTTTCGCAATCTTGGCAACGGCAAGTTCGCCGTGGTCAACGACACGCCCGTCTCCGTGTTCGGCCGCGCGAGCGGCGCGGTCTTCGCCGACCTCGACAACAACGGCACGCTCGAACTCTTCGTCGCCAACAACGCCCGCGCCTCGACGCGCCACACCATCGAGCCGCAACGCTCCGCGCAGACGCGCCGCCCGCAGTTATTCCGCAACGACGACGGCTCCTTCGTGGACATCTCCGCCCCGAGCGGCGCGTGTCCCGACTCGCTCCTCAGCGCGCGCAACATCGGCGTGTTCGACTACGACGGCGACGGGTTGCTCGACCTGTTCGTGGTCGAGGACAAGTTCGTCGCGCGCGGCGTCAAACCGCGCTCGGCGCTCATGCGCAATCTCGGCGGGCTCAAGTTCAAGGACGTGACAAAGGACGTCGGCTTGCCCGAGGACATCCACGGGCTCGGGCTCGCGGTGGCGGACTTGAACGGCGACGGCCGGCCGGACTTCTTCGTGCCGCACAGCAACCGGCTCTTTCTCAGCACTCCGGGCAACACGTATCGCGAGGCGGTTGAATTGAAGGATATGTTCGCGTGGAAGCCGGTGGACGGAGAGGACTGGCCGTGCGGCGCGGCGTTCGGTGACTTGAACCGCGACGGACGGCTCGACCTCGTGCTGACGATTCATCACAAGACCGCGCGCAACAAAGTCTTCATCAACGACGGCCTCAAGGACGGCGTGCCGCAATTCCGCGACGTGACGGCGGACGTCGGCCTCGGCGACGCGATTCCGGTGAAGTGCCCGCACGTGGAGATCCAGGACTTCGACAACGACGGCTGGCCGGACCTCTACATCAGCGCCGCGTGGCTCGACGCCGAGGGCAAGGTCACGCCGCTCATCTTCCGCAACACCGGCGCGCGCGACGGCCTGCCGCGCTTTGTCCGCAACGGGCCGGCGTCGCCGCCGAACGTCTATTTCCCCGCCGGTCCGAGCGGTGACTTCGACAACGACGGCCGGCTCGACCTCTTCCTCATCAACTGGTATCAGGGCAACCACTGCCGCCTGCTCCGGAACGAGACGCCACCGCGCTCGTGGCTGAACGTCTCGGTCGTCGGAAGCAAAATGAACCGCATGGGAATCGGCGCGCAGGTGAAAATCTTTCCCGCCGGCAAGCTCGGCGACACGAAGTCGCTGCTGGGCTTTCAGGAAATCACGACGGGTTACGGTTACGCCAGCGGGCAGCCCGCGCTCGCGCACTTTGGCCTCGCCGACGCCGCAACCGTGGACGTGGAAGTGAAACTCCCGGACGGCAAGTTGAAGAAACTCCCCGGCGTGAAGGCGAACCAGTCGCTGCGCTTGGCGGAGTGA